From a region of the Gottschalkia purinilytica genome:
- the lysA gene encoding diaminopimelate decarboxylase, translating to MKLFGTMKVDNNGILEIGGCSVLDLKREFGTPLYVIDENLVRNTCRVFKNNFSLDGLNTEVIYASKAFLNIAMCKLINEEGLSIDVVSGGELYTALKANFPPARMYMHGNNKTVQELTLAVESGVGRIIVDNNHEIDLLEDICRSLNKTMTVLLRINPGIEAHTHEYIQTTKHDSKFGESIYSDEILNIVNRLSNSNYLDFKGFHCHIGSQIFEEESFFLGASAMIEFAAKIKDECNFTVEELNLGGGFGVYYSNEDKPMNLEKFLKELAILVKSKSKDLGLESPKFMIEPGRSIISNAGTTLYEVGSTKSTYGGKNYIFIDGGMTDNPRPALYSAKYEGAIANKMNKENEVNYTIAGKCCESGDMIIKDIKLPKTESGDIVAVFSTGAYNYSMASNYNRLPKPPVLFVKDGKARIVVKRETYEDIIRNDVF from the coding sequence ATGAAATTATTTGGTACAATGAAAGTTGATAACAATGGTATTTTAGAAATTGGTGGATGTAGCGTTCTAGATTTAAAAAGAGAATTTGGTACACCATTATATGTTATAGATGAAAATTTAGTAAGAAACACTTGTAGAGTTTTTAAAAATAATTTTTCACTGGATGGATTAAATACAGAAGTAATATACGCATCGAAAGCTTTTTTAAATATTGCAATGTGTAAACTTATAAATGAGGAAGGCTTAAGTATTGATGTTGTATCTGGTGGTGAACTTTATACAGCCTTAAAAGCTAATTTCCCTCCTGCAAGAATGTATATGCATGGTAACAATAAAACAGTACAAGAATTAACTTTAGCAGTAGAGTCAGGTGTAGGAAGAATCATAGTTGACAATAATCACGAAATTGATTTGTTAGAAGATATATGTAGATCGTTAAACAAAACTATGACAGTTTTACTAAGAATTAATCCCGGTATTGAAGCACATACACATGAATATATTCAGACTACTAAACATGATTCTAAATTTGGTGAATCTATATACAGTGACGAAATCTTAAATATAGTAAATAGATTATCTAATAGTAATTATCTAGACTTTAAAGGATTTCATTGTCACATTGGATCTCAAATATTTGAAGAAGAATCATTTTTCTTGGGAGCTTCTGCTATGATTGAATTTGCAGCTAAAATTAAAGATGAATGCAACTTTACTGTAGAAGAACTAAATTTAGGTGGAGGCTTTGGAGTTTATTACTCAAATGAAGATAAACCCATGAATTTAGAAAAGTTTTTAAAAGAACTTGCTATTCTAGTTAAATCGAAATCTAAAGATCTAGGACTAGAATCTCCTAAGTTTATGATAGAGCCAGGAAGATCAATAATTTCAAATGCTGGAACTACTCTATATGAAGTAGGAAGTACTAAGTCAACTTATGGAGGTAAAAACTATATCTTTATAGATGGCGGAATGACTGATAATCCACGTCCTGCTTTATATTCTGCAAAATACGAAGGTGCTATTGCAAATAAAATGAATAAAGAAAATGAAGTAAATTACACAATAGCAGGTAAATGTTGTGAATCTGGAGATATGATAATAAAAGATATTAAGCTTCCTAAGACTGAGTCTGGAGATATTGTTGCTGTCTTTAGTACAGGTGCTTATAACTATAGTATGGCAAGTAACTATAATAGACTTCCAAAACCACCAGTTTTATTTGTAAAGGATGGAAAGGCTAGAATAGTTGTAAAAAGAGAAACTTATGAAGATATTATAAGAAATGATGTATTCTAA